From the genome of Streptacidiphilus sp. PB12-B1b:
GCGCGGCGGCGGCGCCGGCCTGGTCGGCGGCGGCGTCCAGCTCGGCGCGCAGGGCCTCGGGGCCGTCGGCGGCGAACTCGGCGAACCAGCCGGTCCGGCCGTCCTCGCTGATCCAGCTGCCGAGCTGGCCGATGACGGTCTCGACCTGGCGGGGGCCGGAGAGCAGCCCGCGGCGGACGCCTTCGGCGAGCGTCTGCCGGTAGCCCTCGACGGCTCCGGGGACGTTGCGCAGGCGTCCGGCGATGACCGACCAGTCGTTGTCAGTGGCGGTTGCCATGATGGTGAAGACCGAGCGCACCGAGTGCAGGGGGGACGAGATGTTGTTGAGCGAGCGGAGGTGGTCTCCGGCGTCGTGGCAGGCGAGTTCGGCGGTGAGGCGCTCGTGCAGCAGTCGGGCGCAGGCTGCTTCGGCGGGGTCGGCCGGTTCGGCTCCGCCGGTCGCGGCGGCGAGGTCCGCGAGGGCTCTGCGGGCCAGCTCGGCCTCGGCCTCGAATCCGGCCGGGGAGAGGTCCGGCTGCCGGTCGTCGTCGAGGTTGATACCGAGCCCTGCCGCGACGACCGGGTTGTGCGCGGCCAGCGCGTCGAGGTAGGCGTCGGCGATCTGCCGCGGGGTGAGGGGGGTTGATGTGTCAGCCATGGTCCTCATCCTGGCCTACCCGGGAAAGCGGAGGACAGAGCCGGGTGGGCTCCCCTTTCGCGGCCGCCAGTTGCCGCCGGGGACGCCGCTGGTGATCGGGTAGCAGGCGACCCCGAGCACGAAGGCCGTCAGGTGGCCGAGGTTGGTGAAGTCGCGGGAGAGGCCGAACAGCAGGAGGTAGAAGGCGGTGGCCGCGCCCAGGTAGTACCAGCGCAGCGGGCGGGCGAGGAACCAGGTGAGCACGCCCACCGCGCCGGAGACGCCGTAGCTGACGCCGATGTCGATGGTGTGCTTGGTCCGGTGCGGCAGGTCTCCGGCGTGGATGAGGTAGGCGACGGCCCCCTCGCTGACGAGGGTCGCGCCGATGTGCGCGATGGCGACCACGGCCAGCCAGCGCAGCGTCCCCAGCCAGCGCTCGGTGGGGACGAGGAACAGGTTGAAGACCACGAACCAGAACAGGAAGCTCGGGGTCTCGGTCCACAGGGCGCTGGCGATCAGCACCTTGATGGGGTGGTGGCTGAGTTCGTCCAGGTTGGTGCTGTGGGTGATCAGGAAGTACCGGCGGAACCGGGGTGACATCCGGACCAGGAGGAAGGTGTTGACGCCGAGGATGGCCAGCCAGACGAAGGTGCCCGGGGCGGCCGCCAGATAGCGGCCGACGGCGGCGGCGATCCGGGCGGCGCGGCGGCGCGGTCCCGGACGCCCGCCGGCCCCCACCGGACCGCCGCGGCCTGCCGGTTCGGGGCGGCCTGCCGGTTCGGTGCGGCCGGTCGGACGGCCGCGCCCTGGTGAGCTGCCGTGCCCTGCCGAGCTGTCGGGGCCGTCGGGGGTGCCCCGGCCGGGGCCTTCCGCTTCGGCCGCGGCGGACGGGCCCGCCGGGCCGCACGGGCCGCCGGGCCCTGCGGGGTCTGCCGTCGTCATGGGCCCATTCTGCGGTCCCGGGACGGGCGCCCGGACCCCGACCCGCCCTTCTCCCGGGCGACCGGCGGCGGCCGTGCGTGGCAGGGGATTGACGCCGTTGCTGACATGGAGTCTCATAAGGATGGCGATGCCGTAGCCGCGCCATGGCTGCACGGCGACCGAAGGAGGGCGGAACCATGGAACGCACGGGCGGAACGGCACTGCTGAAGGACCGT
Proteins encoded in this window:
- a CDS encoding rhomboid-like protein encodes the protein MTTADPAGPGGPCGPAGPSAAAEAEGPGRGTPDGPDSSAGHGSSPGRGRPTGRTEPAGRPEPAGRGGPVGAGGRPGPRRRAARIAAAVGRYLAAAPGTFVWLAILGVNTFLLVRMSPRFRRYFLITHSTNLDELSHHPIKVLIASALWTETPSFLFWFVVFNLFLVPTERWLGTLRWLAVVAIAHIGATLVSEGAVAYLIHAGDLPHRTKHTIDIGVSYGVSGAVGVLTWFLARPLRWYYLGAATAFYLLLFGLSRDFTNLGHLTAFVLGVACYPITSGVPGGNWRPRKGSPPGSVLRFPG